The Aedes albopictus strain Foshan chromosome 2, AalbF5, whole genome shotgun sequence region aagaatggccaggtacccatacaaggtgaacagcgtttgctgaattcagctcctcaatttgagttcgacaagcgataactatcttcgacctggagttggccgaagcaagtgctttaatagcagcctggctatctgaacagaagtatattactttgcccattacgtgctgctgaagtgctgattgcactccgcacataagagcaaagatttcggcctgaaaaacggtgcagtgtctgccaagtgaataagactgatacagccttagctcacgagaataaacaccagcacctgctcgaccttctagaagggagccatcagtgtaacatacgatgccgtctgaaatacttctctccagataaccagatgtccactcttcccgggaagggaatttcgtggaaaatgtcctatatggaaaattacaagcaattgtaagatcacttggagcaaggacaactttgtcccaattcaccaaaagtggaaacaacgaggtgtgcgttgaactgcggttcacaggagtttcctctagtaaaccgagtacccatagacggtaagtgcaagaaagtgcttcttgtttgagatgaatgtgtagtgggacaacgtcaaagagaacttcgagcgctgccgtgggagttgaagagaacgctccagacatcgccattaagcacatcctttggagatggcctaactttgattggaccgttctcacttcgcccttttgccaccacacaagacatccataggccaatattggccgaacaacagttgtgtagatccatttgatatacttgggttttagaccccaagttgtaccaaaggttcgccggcattgcccgaaggccatacaagctttcttgattctgaactcaacatgaggtgtccaggaaagcttggaatcaagaatgactccaacgtactttacctgttcagtcacattgatttcagaatcaaagagacgtaaagttcgaacaccattacggtttcgcttttccgtgaaaagaacaatagatgttttactcggatttaccgaaaggccatattggcgacaccaaccctcaactacctgaagagcgttttgcatcaggtcgaaaagggtgctgatgcacatgccGACTAAccatgttaggtagtcgtcggcaaaaccataagtaggaaaaccgctattattgagttgcctcaatagcgtatctgctacgagattccataaaagtggtgataagactcccccttgggggcatccacaaacactcaatttcctaatcgccgcttgacgcaatgtcgagaagagatgtcggtttttgagcatttggtgaatccaattggaaatcattggagatataccatgaccccgtgcggcttccaatatggcatcgaaaggcacgttgtcaaaggcaccctcgatatctaagaaaacacccaagcaggattgcttttgagcgaatgccttctcgatatcgtaaacaactttgtgtaaaagagtcacagtggactttccagattggtaagcatgttggttcacatgaagaggcacattggccagataaacatcacggatgtgatgatccacaatgcgttctaagcatttcagaagaaaagaggtcaaactgataggtctgaagctctttgcttcttcatacgacgcgcgacccactttcggaataaacttcacagtaatatcccgccaggatttgggaatataccctgtagcaaaactgcaaacaagtagttgtttcaaaacatgtttgaaatgatcaaatcccttctgaagcaaaataggataaatcccatctgcccctggagatttgaaaggagcaaagctattaagtgcccattcaatcgattctaaagttatgatactccgagccgaagctaaagaatcataactacaagaaaagacatcaggttcatccgaagatgtaatatccacacatccggggaagtgtgtactgaataaacattctaaaacttcctcatcagaggaagtgaaatcaccatttggcaaacgaagttcgtttagttgaaaatccttagattttgcaaggattttgttcaatcgactggcttcactcagactggaaacatttgtacaaaggtttttccagccggatcgttcagcagaccgaagagctttctggtaggccttgcgagccgacctgaaagcctccgatccagccgaacgtcgtctgttccaactctttctacattgtttcttgagcttcgccagatcggagttccaccaaggggttcctcttgtggtcttcacagaccgcagagggcaggcttcttcaaaagcttccatgatgaaggccgttgtagtatcaacggcatcatctaaatcacttggagtgtcaattgatggtgagtatccatgaaatttggctgcaaccaaatcggtaaagagatcccagttggttgaccgaggattcctgaaacgcaaagtttgcgaagtaaaattcacatgttcaaacaagatgtaacgatgatcagataaagattcttcatctgacacatgccaattggtcagctcatgactaattctgctagagcaaagcgttatgtctaacacttcctctctaccagataccatgaaggatgggcggttgcctatgttaagtaatccaagatctgtactactcaagtattccatcaaactggagcctctcaaattgatgtctgagctgccccagattatatggtgagcattagcatcactaccaacaattagcggaaggccttttgaagtgcagtatgcaatgacttgcttgaaagcatccgtaggggatggttcatcatgcggtaaataaaccgaacaataaacgtatttcctgttgaggtttccaacagatacatctattatgatagcacatacatctctggtagttagttcagagatgagtgtagcaacgattgcgttgttgacaagcacacatgctcgaggcatgacacgtgagtttgccatttcatttttactgaaagtagcaaacaccggattcacaaggtttcctaaatagaaattccccttacgaaagtaaggttcttggactaacgccacttgggctgtaccattttgcataagtctacaaagattgatcgttgctgttcttttgtgctgaagattgatctgagctatcctaaccgtagccactacccaaactaggcaagattaaactcttaacaatcacatcacaaagaagaacagcaacaataaagccagatcggtatcgaattgagtgcgccaaaggcgaggatgcacagaatacactgtgtaaaacgcataatgcgaaaccatataggtgaaaatctaaactaattaataacatcttcataatcccacccttattcagcctcaagtatgagattgaagaagggcagctgattgtcttttTCATCTTTTGTCTTTTTCATCACGTTGGCTCTCAATTTCAGCAGACAACTTGACAGGTTGAAGAAGTCGTCATTAATATAATGAaaattcaaaaacagttttctctaTGAAAGAAAACTGACATGTTCACAGTGaacatgtgttgattttttctaaGCGTTCTTATACAGTTTTGTTAATGTATTTCCATAGTTTCGGCGcttaaaaacataaaaatgtaAAACATTGAGATTTTTTTGTCCGGATGTGCTTGATCATTCAAACTGTCCTTGGGTTTACACCATAAAGTCTACGGGTATAATAGTAACTTTTTACATCATGCAGTGCTGCAATATATAATTTACCGTGTAAATGAATCTTCTGAAAGCTTAGCAATAATTCAAATATCAGTTGCCATGTTGTATCTAGGTATTCCAAACTATTACTAAGTTTAGAATGTTTAGGATCTACAGCGACGAGAGTTTATTTCTAAGTTGCATAGAGTTATGTTACACGATCAACTATGCTAACACGAGAACATTTAAGATATTGTAGATATTCTAAGGAATCAGGACATTCACAACGCTTAGCTTATGCTAAGTATGTACTTAAAACGTAAGTTAGTAAGTAagtgttagtaagtaaacttgcatgccacttttggagggtgacttgtatgggaaatatcgtacctaacataaatcgctcaaaactatcaaattcgatttagtaaaatgaaatattttgcatgagtcgttaaaatAGATGTTAATTGCCAATTTGGCTTTTGAGTACttaaaaaaacatttccatgccttatggctggcagtcaaaaaaacccaaaatcgcttattttgacctataaatttaggtatagctcaaaattgtgacgtgctggagcaaatctgagcccagattcggattcagcaacccaaaatctgtcagagacacataagtttgctcttgagacaaaaaaaaagttgcgctgtgttattgttgcgcgatggttgaaatttgattcagtgggAGAAACAGTGGTCAATTAATACTGCAATGAGCGTCATGGTAgattaaagtgaccagacgtcccgcgtttcgcgggacagtcccgcatttagaccaaatgtcccgcgacacattatgtcccgcgaaatgtcccgcattcgtctcaaatcgtaaaaatgtcccgcATTTGAAAAAACTTCAACAAGCATACAACATATTGTAGTAACTTCAGTAccaaaatagtcaaaccggttatgtacaaagcacaaatcacatcaaacatattaacaAAACTTTCAACATCAGGGTCCagaaactgaaagatttttgcgagaaagtacATGAAGATTCTGGGTTACAGTATGTACAGTTTGAACTCCTCAGAGCTTTTTTTTATCAATCGATAGCAGTCtcagcttttttttttatttttgatgaaaaaattcacaCAGTCAGGCAGCATAATTTTACAGTTCGGTAAATAAAATAGAGAGTGacaagagtacaattacaaaaATAGTAGACGAAACTGTCTCAAATTCAAATTTCATGAAAGGGTAGAAAGCTACTGGCAGGCGGTTCAAACGAATAAGCTCGTGAAATCAATTCATCCAATaagttattgctgactgcaccccaaattggactgacacaatagtgtgcacacaccttcaaagtgtgattgcagcgcagggccacgtcggatcgagttgaggtcttc contains the following coding sequences:
- the LOC109406447 gene encoding probable RNA-directed DNA polymerase from transposon BS isoform X1 translates to MQNGTAQVALVQEPYFRKGNFYLGNLVNPVFATFSKNEMANSRVMPRACVLVNNAIVATLISELTTRDVCAIIIDVSVGNLNRKYVYCSVYLPHDEPSPTDAFKQVIAYCTSKGLPLIVGSDANAHHIIWGSSDINLRGSSLMEYLSSTDLGLLNIGNRPSFMVSGREEVLDITLCSSRISHELTNWHVSDEESLSDHRYILFEHVNFTSQTLRFRNPRSTNWDLFTDLVAAKFHGYSPSIDTPSDLDDAVDTTTAFIMEAFEEACPLRSVKTTRGTPWWNSDLAKLKKQCRKSWNRRRSAGSEAFRSARKAYQKALRSAERSGWKNLCTNVSSLSEASRLNKILAKSKDFQLNELRLPNGDFTSSDEEVLECLFSTHFPGCVDITSSDEPDVFSCSYDSLASARSIITLESIEWALNSFAPFKSPGADGIYPILLQKGFDHFKHVLKQLLVCSFATGYIPKSWRDITVKFIPKVGRASYEEAKSFRPISLTSFLLKCLERIVDHHIRDVYLANVPLHVNQHAYQSGKSTVTLLHKVVYDIEKAFAQKQSCLGVFLDIEGAFDNVPFDAILEAARGHGISPMISNWIHQMLKNRHLFSTLRQAAIRKLSVCGCPQGGVLSPLLWNLVADTLLRQLNNSGFPTYGFADDYLTWLVGMCISTLFDLMQNALQVVEGWCRQYGLSVNPSKTSIVLFTEKRNRNGVRTLRLFDSEINVTEQVKYVGVILDSKLSWTPHVEFRIKKACMAFGQCRRTFGTTWGLKPKYIKWIYTTVVRPILAYGCLVWWQKGEVRTVQSKLGHLQRMCLMAMSGAFSSTPTAALEVLFDVVPLHIHLKQEALSCTYRLWVLGLLEETPVNRSSTHTSLFPLLVNWDKVVLAPSDLTIACNFPYRTFSTKFPSREEWTSGYLERSISDGIVCYTDGSLLEGRAGAGVYSRELRLYQSYSLGRHCTVFQAEIFALMCGVQSALQQHVMGKVIYFCSDSQAAIKALASANSRSKIVIACRTQIEELNSANAVHLVWVPGHSSIAGNELADELARTGASHDFIGPEPAIPVSKCWVKLQIDTWAATQHKQYWNSLESCRQTKLYCTEPSLGVAKYLTNLSKQNCSMLVKALTGHCRLSYHMANIQQADSFACDSCESDYGTSYHLICNCPAFAQLRFRVLGKHLLSETDFRNLNLQDVLLFLTRCGKEL